A window of the Thalassospira indica genome harbors these coding sequences:
- the gluQRS gene encoding tRNA glutamyl-Q(34) synthetase GluQRS, which produces MTVITRFAPSPTGYLHLGHAASALFSAKQAGPDGRFLLRIEDIDQTRCRPEYLDAIYEDLTWLGLEWEVPVRVQSDHIADYQAVLDHLADMELLYPCFCTRKDIQAEIARIGNAPHGPDGALYPGTCRQCSPTERKDRIAAGESYALRLDMAAAIKQVGRELTWFDRAAGKQIATPEIFGDVVLARKDTPTSYHISVTHDDDLQGITLVTRGEDLFFASHLHRLLQKLLGYDVPEYHHHGLLTGPDGKRFAKRDKSRTLRSMREEGLSPADVTKLADQF; this is translated from the coding sequence ATGACCGTGATCACCCGCTTTGCACCAAGCCCGACCGGATATCTTCATCTCGGCCATGCGGCCTCAGCCTTGTTTTCTGCAAAACAGGCCGGGCCGGATGGCCGTTTTCTTTTGCGGATCGAAGATATCGACCAGACCCGGTGCCGCCCGGAATATCTGGATGCGATCTATGAAGATCTCACCTGGCTTGGCCTTGAATGGGAAGTGCCGGTTCGGGTGCAGTCCGATCACATCGCCGATTATCAGGCGGTGCTGGATCACTTGGCGGACATGGAATTGCTTTATCCGTGCTTTTGCACTCGCAAGGACATTCAGGCAGAAATCGCGCGCATTGGCAACGCACCGCATGGCCCGGATGGCGCGCTTTATCCCGGTACCTGCCGGCAGTGTTCGCCAACCGAACGCAAGGACCGCATCGCGGCCGGTGAAAGTTATGCACTTCGTCTTGATATGGCTGCGGCGATTAAACAGGTCGGCCGCGAACTGACGTGGTTTGATCGTGCTGCGGGCAAACAGATCGCTACCCCGGAAATCTTTGGCGATGTGGTTCTGGCACGCAAGGATACCCCGACCAGCTATCATATCTCGGTGACCCATGATGATGATCTGCAGGGCATAACCCTCGTCACTCGTGGTGAGGACTTGTTTTTTGCCAGCCACCTGCATCGCTTGTTGCAGAAATTGCTGGGCTATGACGTGCCTGAATACCACCATCACGGGCTTTTGACCGGGCCGGATGGCAAACGCTTTGCCAAGCGTGACAAATCCAGGACGCTCAGATCCATGCGCGAAGAGGGGCTTTCGCCTGCTGACGTGACCAAACTGGCCGATCAATTCTGA